A section of the Oryza sativa Japonica Group chromosome 1, ASM3414082v1 genome encodes:
- the LOC4327756 gene encoding uncharacterized protein isoform X1, with translation MSVPGVASRAADRFYCPPPRRHLLHHHHNQASKAAAAAVERQPRSAAAAAKEEEEETNLECFIASTAVRVPAHRLPRTSSSSRERGAAGAPPYYELADLWEAFAEWSAYGAGVPLLLNGTDGVVQYYVPFLSAIQLFAARPPSSTSGRLGEDSDGESAQDMSSESDHEHLRCRCLVNSISADQDGFSSDDSESGNQELYPVFQYMEHDAPYGRQPLADMISLLANRFPDLRTYKSCDLLPSSWISVAWYPIYRIPTGPTLKDLDACFLTFHSLSTPAEGTLSGHPETNVFHDSKIYDVPGKVTLPLIGLASHKFNGSMWTSNQEHEQQLTKSLLKAADDWLCQRRVNHPDYRFFLSH, from the exons ATGTCCgtccccggcgtcgcctcccgcgccgccgaccgcttctactgcccgccgccgcgccgccacctgctccaccaccaccacaaccagGCGTctaaggcggcggcggcggctgtagAGAGGCAGCCgaggagcgccgcggcggcggcgaaggaggaggaggaggagaccaaTCTCGAGTGCTTCATCGCGTCCACGGCCGTCCGCGTTCCCGCGCATCGGCTCCCCCGG acgagctcgagctcgcggGAGAGGGGAGCGGCCGGGGCGCCGCCGTACTACGAGCTCGCGGATCTGTGGGAGGCGTTCGCGGAGTGGAGCGCCTATGGCGCCGGCGTGCCGCTCCTGCTCAATGGCACGGACGGCGTCGTGCAGTACTACGTCCCCTTCCTGTCGGCTATCCAGCTGTTCGCtgcccggccgccgtcgtcaacCTCAGG TAGACTTGGTGAAGATAGTGATGGTGAGAGTGCTCAGGATATGAGCAGTGAGAGCGACCATGAGCATTTAAGATGCCGATGTTTAGTTAACAGTATTTCTGCAGAtcaagatggtttctccagtgaTGATAGTGAGTCTGGCAACCAGGAATTGTACCCTGTTTTCCAATATATGGAGCATGATGCACCATATGGAAGACAACCTTTAGCAGACATG ATATCATTACTTGCTAATAGATTTCCTGATTTAAGAACATATAAGAGCTGTGATCTTCTACCATCCAGTTGGATTTCTGTAGCATG GTATCCCATATACAGGATACCGACAGGACCAACATTGAAAGATTTGGATGCTTGCTTTTTAACATTCCATTCACTATCTACACCAGCGGAAG GTACACTAAGTGGGCATCCTGAGACAAATGTTTTCCATGATAGCAAAATTTATGATGTTCCTGGAAAGGTCACACTGCCTCTCATTGGTCTAGCATCACACAAGTTTAATGGTTCCATGTGGACATCAAATCAAGAGCATGAGCAACAGTTAACTAAGTCGCTCCTGAAAGCTGCAGATGACTGGCTTTGCCAGCGGCGAGTCAATCATCCCGATTACCGCTTCTTCCTTTCACACTAA
- the LOC4327756 gene encoding uncharacterized protein isoform X2: MSVPGVASRAADRFYCPPPRRHLLHHHHNQASKAAAAAVERQPRSAAAAAKEEEEETNLECFIASTAVRVPAHRLPRTSSSSRERGAAGAPPYYELADLWEAFAEWSAYGAGVPLLLNGTDGVVQYYVPFLSAIQLFAARPPSSTSGLGEDSDGESAQDMSSESDHEHLRCRCLVNSISADQDGFSSDDSESGNQELYPVFQYMEHDAPYGRQPLADMISLLANRFPDLRTYKSCDLLPSSWISVAWYPIYRIPTGPTLKDLDACFLTFHSLSTPAEGTLSGHPETNVFHDSKIYDVPGKVTLPLIGLASHKFNGSMWTSNQEHEQQLTKSLLKAADDWLCQRRVNHPDYRFFLSH, translated from the exons ATGTCCgtccccggcgtcgcctcccgcgccgccgaccgcttctactgcccgccgccgcgccgccacctgctccaccaccaccacaaccagGCGTctaaggcggcggcggcggctgtagAGAGGCAGCCgaggagcgccgcggcggcggcgaaggaggaggaggaggagaccaaTCTCGAGTGCTTCATCGCGTCCACGGCCGTCCGCGTTCCCGCGCATCGGCTCCCCCGG acgagctcgagctcgcggGAGAGGGGAGCGGCCGGGGCGCCGCCGTACTACGAGCTCGCGGATCTGTGGGAGGCGTTCGCGGAGTGGAGCGCCTATGGCGCCGGCGTGCCGCTCCTGCTCAATGGCACGGACGGCGTCGTGCAGTACTACGTCCCCTTCCTGTCGGCTATCCAGCTGTTCGCtgcccggccgccgtcgtcaacCTCAGG ACTTGGTGAAGATAGTGATGGTGAGAGTGCTCAGGATATGAGCAGTGAGAGCGACCATGAGCATTTAAGATGCCGATGTTTAGTTAACAGTATTTCTGCAGAtcaagatggtttctccagtgaTGATAGTGAGTCTGGCAACCAGGAATTGTACCCTGTTTTCCAATATATGGAGCATGATGCACCATATGGAAGACAACCTTTAGCAGACATG ATATCATTACTTGCTAATAGATTTCCTGATTTAAGAACATATAAGAGCTGTGATCTTCTACCATCCAGTTGGATTTCTGTAGCATG GTATCCCATATACAGGATACCGACAGGACCAACATTGAAAGATTTGGATGCTTGCTTTTTAACATTCCATTCACTATCTACACCAGCGGAAG GTACACTAAGTGGGCATCCTGAGACAAATGTTTTCCATGATAGCAAAATTTATGATGTTCCTGGAAAGGTCACACTGCCTCTCATTGGTCTAGCATCACACAAGTTTAATGGTTCCATGTGGACATCAAATCAAGAGCATGAGCAACAGTTAACTAAGTCGCTCCTGAAAGCTGCAGATGACTGGCTTTGCCAGCGGCGAGTCAATCATCCCGATTACCGCTTCTTCCTTTCACACTAA